One genomic window of Limanda limanda chromosome 16, fLimLim1.1, whole genome shotgun sequence includes the following:
- the glra2 gene encoding glycine receptor subunit alpha-2: MGKPPGMNRSFVKVLVALLTYFMETNNFRVVDAKEYDSRSSSNMSPSDFLDSLMGRTSGYDARIRPNFKGPPVNVTCNIFINSFGSIAETTMDYRVNIFLRQKWNDPRLAYSKYPDSSLDLDPSMLDSIWKPDLFFANEKGANFHDVTTDNKLLRIFKDGTVLYSIRLTLILSCPMDLKNFPMDVQTCTMQLESFGYTMNDLVFEWEADGAVQVSVGLTLPQFIMREEQELGYCTKHYNTGKFTCIEVKFHLERQMGYYLIQMYIPSLLIVILSWVSFWINMDAAPARVALGITTVLTMTTQSSGSRASLPKVSYVKAIDIWMAVCLLFVFAALLEYAGVNFVSRQQKEFLRLRRRQRRNQKDEDMREGRFNFAGYNMSQCLPTKDGSAVKNVAPAPNPQPPVPKDIDTIRKKFVDRAKRIDTISRAAFPLAFLIFNVFYWVTYKIIRYEGIDKK, translated from the exons ATGGGGAAACCTCCAGGAATGAATCGCTCCTTCGTCAAGGTTTTGGTAGCTTTATTGACATACTTCATGGAGACAAACAACTTCAG aGTTGTGGATGCCAAGGAGTACGATTCCAGATCATCCTCCAACATGTCTCCATCAGACTTTCTGGACTCACTCATGGGTCGCACGTCCGGGTATGATGCACGAATACGACCGAATTTTAAAG GTCCACCCGTTAATGTTACCTGCAACATATTTATCAACAGCTTTGGTTCTATAGCAGAAACTACTATG GATTACAGGGTGAACATCTTCTTGCGGCAGAAGTGGAATGACCCTCGGCTGGCGTACAGCAAATACCCGGACTCCTCCCTTGACCTGGACCCGTCCATGTTGGACTCCATATGGAAGCCCGACCTCTTCTTTGCCAACGAGAAAGGAGCCAACTTCCACGACGTCACCACCGACAACAAGCTGCTGCGGATCTTCAAGGATGGGACGGTCCTCTACAGCATCAG GTTGactctcatcctctcctgccCGATGGATCTGAAGAACTTCCCGATGGACGTCCAAACTTGTACGATGCAGCTGGAAAGTT TTGGCTACACCATGAACGACCTGGTGTTCGAGTGGGAGGCGGACGGTGCAGTGCAGGTGTCAGTGGGGCTCACCCTGCCTCAGTTCATTatgagggaggagcaggagctgggCTACTGCACCAAACACTACAACACTG GTAAATTCACCTGTATCGAAGTGAAATTCCACCTGGAGCGTCAGATGGGCTACTACCTGATCCAGATGTACATCCCCTCTCTCCTGATCGTCATCCTCTCCTGGGTGTCCTTCTGGATCAACATGGACGCTGCTCCTGCCCGAGTGGCCCTGGGCATCACCACTGTGCTTACCATGACAACCCAAAGCTCCGGCTCCAGAGCTTCTCTTCCAAAG GTTTCTTACGTGAAAGCCATCGATATCTGGATGGCTGTGTGTCTGCTCTTTGTATTTGCTGCATTGCTGGAATATGCCGGGGTTAATTTTGTCTCCAGGCAACAGAAGGAGTTCCTTCGGCTGAGGCGAAGACAAAGGAGGAATCAAAAG GATGAGGACATGCGTGAGGGCCGCTTTAATTTCGCTGGCTACAACATGAGCCAGTGTCTGCCAACAAAGGACGGCTCAGCTGTTAAGAATGTCGCTCCGGCCCCGAACCCCCAACCGCCCGTCCCGAAGGACATAGACACCATAAGGAAGAAGTTTGTGGACAGAGCCAAGAGGATAGACACGATCTCCAGGGCCGCGTTTCCTCTGGCCTTCCTCATCTTCAACGTCTTCTACTGGGTCACCTACAAGATCATCAGATATGAGGGCATCGACAAGAAGTAA